In Vibrio pomeroyi, the genomic window TTCATGAAGATACTCCCAAGCCCAGAGCTAGGCCTAAATCAATTCGGTTTACGAGACGGTTATAAATGGTTTGTGTTAGCTGCGCTTCAAGGTCATAGGTTTGTTGCTGAACAGAAAGTAGATCAAAAATGTCGACCAAACCCTGACGGTATTTTTCTTCATAACTGGTGAAGCTGCGTTGTGCGCTCACCAAGGCGTTTGCTAGGTGTTGCTGTTGAAGTGTGAGTGACGACTCTTGTCCCATCGCGTTTTCCACTTCATTCACCGCACTAAGCAGCGTTTCTTGATAAGCCCAGTAGCTGGTTTCTGTAGTTAGGTCTGCAATTTCAGCTTGTGCTTTAAGCTTGCCACCTTGAAACAGGGGTGCTGATACTTGACCCAGTGCGCTCCACAAAGGCCCAGTCAGCAAGGCTTCACTCGGAGAGTCCGCCATGTCAGTCAGGCTCGCTGATAAGCTGATCGATGGCAGCATGGCTTTATATGCCGCATCTGCACGCAATGCTTCTGCTTCGATGTTGAAGAAAGCGGCTTGAAGATCCGGACGACCTGCCAAATCTTGCGTTGGCATATTCTCTAGCGGATTAATGATGGTTGGGAATGAACCGAGTTCCGCAAGCGGTAGCTCATCAGATTCACCACTCCACTGTCCGGTTAACAAAACCAATTCACGTCGGCTTTGTGCAAGCTGCTCGCGATAGTCAGCTAAAGTGGCCTGAGTCGATGCGCTGCTGGTTTTTGCGTTATCCAGATCTTCAAGGCTACCTAGCCCTGCGCGGTAACGTTCTAAAACCAGCTCTTCGTTATTTTCTAGAATCACTAAGCGCTGGGTTTCAATATCAACAAGCTGCTGCTTCAAACTGATATCAAGCCAACCTCTCATCACACTCGCGACCAACAGATCCTGAGCGCCCTGAAGGTTAGCCTGAGACGTCGCGATATCTTTTAAAGCGGCGTTGTTTGTATCTGCAAGCTTCTGCCATAGGTCGAGCTCCCAAGCAACCGTCACATCTGTGGTGTAGGTTTCAGTGGTGCTTGAACCGTTGGTGCCTTCGTCTGCTTGGCCTGAAAAGCTCGCATCTACCGTGGGTAAACGATCGCCAGAGGTTACACCTTGTTGTGCATAGGCTATTTTGAGTGCAGTGATGCTTTGTTGGAGGCTTGGACTGTTCTGGAGTGCGCGCTCAATATAAAGATCGAGATCGGGTGCATTCACTAAATCGGTAAGCTGCAATTTCTCAGCTTCCAGATCTTGGGCATTAGAAGCCGTTTGATTCGAAGCTTGTTCATCAGACGCTTGTTGAATCAGCTCTGAAAGCAGGCTTTGCTGTGTTTGATTAGTGCTTTGTTCGGCTAGCGATACGTAATCAGCCTGACTGGTTGAAGTACAACCCATCAAACCAACCAGAGCCAGCGCGATAACGGAATGTTTTAAAGGAAGATTCAATTTCATCTTCTTGTCTCCTGTAAGAATGGAGACAAGATAACGAGTTGGGGGTTAAGAGAGGGTTAAGGCGAACGTTAACCCTAAAGAAAATGCATAGAGCGTACGTTAAAACTGCTGATTTACGCGTCTGACTTGCTTGAGAAGAGTCCGCCAATCTTATAGCCAATCGCATAACAAACCACAGCAATCGTCACAAACACCAATGCCGAGAAGAAGTACGCCACCGATGCCGCTACGCCGGTGCCCCACACGACGCTAAACACCAAACCGAGATAAGCCTCTTGCGGCCACTGAGAGACAGGAAACTGAGTACCACCAGCAATAAGATAAACCATCGCAAACAAGCCGATAAAGGCGGTGATAAGACCAATGAGAACGCGCATGTTCATGGGAAGACCTTTGATTAATTGGACTTGGTTGCTTTTGTTCTGGTGAAAACCGATTGTTCTTAATCGAAGCCGAACATTATTAATCGCAACCTAATGATATTCAATTATATCGGATAAAACAGGCTTGCTCTATTACTCTTCCGAGTGAGCCTGAAACGCAATAGAAATAATGAGAGAAGTGGTTAAGTCCGAATAAGCTTAACGAGCAGGCACAAAAAAGCGGACACCCTTCTTACGTAAACTCCGTAAGTAAGGTGCCCGCTTTTAGTGAATCTAGCTGTTCTTTCTAAATCTAGCTTAAAGCAGGATGAAGATACCCGCTAAACATGCACTCATTAGGTTTGCTAGCGTACCAGCAGCTACTGCTTTCAAACCTAGGTTAGCAACTTCAGCACGACGCTCTGGCGCCATCACACCGATAGAACCCAGTTGAATCGCGATAGAACCGATGTTAGCAAAGCCACATAGAGCAAATGTCACAATCACTTGGCTGTGTTCAGAGAGCAGCGCTTTGTTCTCAACGAAGTCGATGAAAGCAACAAACTCGTTCATTACGATCTTCTGACCGATGTAAGAACCCGCCATCAATACTTCATCACTCGGGATACCAATCAGCCACGCTAATGGTGAGAACAGGTAACCGAAAATAGCTTGCAGCGTAATACCCGCAAAACCGAACGTTTCACCTAGGCTTTCTAGGCCTGTGTTGACCATCGCAATCACACTCACGAATGCAATCAACATAGTACCGACAGCCACTGCGACTTTCATACCGTTCATCGCGCCGCTTGCCAATGCATCGATCACGTTGCTTTGGTCTGCTTTATCTAGCTCGATATGGTCGTAGTCACTCGGTGTGCTGCGCTCAGGAACAATGATCTTCGCCATTAACAGACTACCCGGTGCAGCCATGAAGCTTGCGGCGATAAGGTATTTAAGTTCAACACCTAAACCAGCATAACCACCAAGTACACTACCAGCTACCGACGCCATACCACCTGCCATTACAGCAAACAGTTCAGAACGAGTCATAGACTTTAAAAAAGGACGAATAAGAAGAGGAGACTCACCCTGAGAAAGGAAGATATTACCTGTCGCAACAAGAGATTCAGCTTTACTTGTACCCAGCAGTTTTTGCACCGCTCCGCCCAAGATTTGAATAACTTTCTGCATAATACCTAAGTAATAAAGCGCAGAGATCAAAGCACTGAAGAAGATAATGATTGGAAGTACGCGAACCGCGAAAATGAAGCCTTCAGTAGCAAGGTCACCGAAAAGGAAAGCAATACCAGCGTCTGCAAAACCAAGTAGGCTAGAAACGCCATTACTTAGGCTTGTTAACGCCAACTGTCCCCATGGGAAATACAATACTAGAGCAGCAAAGCCAATCTGAAGTAATAGAGCACGAGAGACCGTTTTCCAGTTAATCGAAGAACGACTTTCAGATAGCAGGTACGCGCAAGCAATCAGTGCAATAACACCGACAAAACCAAATAGAATATTCATAATCTGTCCTAGTAATCCTTATAGAGTGAACATGAGCCAAGCAAATGACATCAAAGGAACAGGACAAAGAACCGCAAGCAAAACGCTACGCGATGAAGGAGCTAACAGAGTTAGCGACTGTAACAACGAGTTGTTCATGTAAAAAATCACCTTATACAAGCAGTGGAACGTAGCTGGTCCGGTCCGTGGGGTCATTCACATATCCATGTGACGGCTTGTATTGGCTAAGCACCGGCTTAAAACCGGAAGAGAAGTATAAACAGTTAAGTGAGACTTTCATCACATTTTTTAACGCAAACGATCGCGCGGTCATAAAACACACAAAATCGAACTATTTACCGTAATAATTCACTTTATCAGCAATAAATAAGAGAAATAAAAACGCTATTAAAACAAAAAGCCACACGATGTGGCTTTTTCAAAATATGCTAGAAAGTAGAAATGACTAGTTTAGTAGTGCACTTTTCACTTCGGCATCTCGGAATATCTCTTCAAAGCGCTGTTTGTAGATCAGTTGCATCTCATTGATGATTGCACCGCCATCAGGCACATCATTCTCCCCTTGGAAGTTTTTACTGAGTAGCTTCTTGCCAGCTTCATCATAAATAATCACGTTAACGTTATACCAAGAGTTGTCCGTAAATGCGTGGAAGTCATACTTCCATTCATTCAAAACGAACATCATCGATTTGTTATCGAACGCTTTCATCTGCTCGGCAACCTTAGTGATATCCTCTTCAGGTGTTGTCTCAACCGACTCAACCGCTACTTGCTGTTTTTTCAAGCCTGCCACTAATCTATCCGTTAAAAACTGAGACATTGGCTGCTGTGTCGCCGTGTTGTAGGTATAAGGAATACCTAAAGAGCTGCGAATAATACCCTCGAACTTTGGCTCTTTATCGTGATCGAGAACGTATGGTCGCTTATCAATCACAGCGATGGTCAGCGCTTTTTCTTGCGGAACTTCATTGAGTTGAGGTGCACTTTGCTCTGCGGTTAATACTGTTGCACAACCGGAAAGCCCTAGCGATACTGCAGCAAGCAGCAAACTGACGAGTTTTTTCATTAGATTTACCTATCTTATTGTTTTGAATAGCTGTTCTAACAAAAATTGTCTTAATGAGTAAACATTCAGAAAATCAATATTTTATATAATTCTCATTTATATAAATTAGCTCACACATCGGGTTGAATTTATTGAGTCATCACCCAATAACCCTCCAATAACAGGGACTTGTAACGGAACGTTATGAAATGAACAAATTATGTTCAAGCTATGTAGAGCACTGAGTAACCTCTCGGTTAATTCTGTGTGATTATTAGCAGTTTTCTGTGCTATGCCTCATGCTCGTCCTGAAGATGGTGTGAATGAAGCATCACTGCAAGTGACAGTATTCAAGAAGGGTGTTGATTTAGAGTCGGAAGACAACGGTGACGTTTACCTTTCAATTACTCTGGCGACGATGGACTCAGATAGCCACATCCATACGATTATGGCGCTATCAGAGTTATTCCAAAATGATGATGACATTGATGCCATTATCGCCGCGGATACAGAGCAAGCGATCATCGAGATCTTAAAGCGCTACTAATCTAGCCCAAAGATCCTGATAAGCCCCCCATTAAAAAAGCGATAGCCTCAGCTATCGCTTTTCTGTTTCTGGAATTAAATCATTTTTCATCGCGCGTGATTTAGGGAGTCACATCTAAAAGACTCACTGACACTAAAACGCGTACATTCTTTTATCTGTCGATAACTCAAAGCAGTATTGCGCATGTTTCTTAAGGCACTCAAACACTTCTCTATCCAGCTTAAAGTTATCAACGTGGTCCGTCAGAATAGCCATCGTCTGTTCTAGCGTCATACCTGCACGATAAGGGCGAGACTGAGTCAACGCTTGGAACACATCCACCACTGCTACTATTCGGCTCGGTTGATCCAGCTCTTCAGCCGTTTTTCCCATTGGATAGCCCGAGCCATCTAACCTTTCATGGTGATTAGATGCCCACTGACAAACCTGAGGAGAGCTGAACAACTCCTGCAGAGCGAATCGAGTGTCCGTTGCATGGCGTTTAATACAGCAATACTCTTCTTCGGTAAGTAAATCCGGCTTATGCAGAATGTCGTTAGGGGTTTGCAGTTTACCGATATCGTGAACCAAACCCGCTAAATAGAGTTTACGCTGAGTGGTGTAGGAATAGCCCATCTGCTTGGCGAGGTATTCAGAGAGTTGCCCTACCTTCAAAGAGTGTTTAAAGGTAAACGAGCTCTTGGTATCAACAACATTGGCAATAAATTCAGCGAAGGCGACCGTCTCATCCAACGACATTTGCTGGGAGAAGAAAGGTACAGGTTCAAAGTTATCCCTCATATTTTCAATGTAAGGGATCTCCATCGAGAACCAAAAATCATCCAAATCGACCAACTCACACATGTGTTGCACAAGGTTGGATTCGAACATCTCATCCGCTTGTTCAGTTAAGCGTTCAATGATGCTCGCTTTGCCATCGGGTGTGAGGTTTCCATAACGATCTGAAGAGGTAATGCCATACAAGTAGTCGACCCTATCCGCCAGCATCACGATGGCTGCTAACTCTTTCTCTAACTCGCTAATATGAATAGCCTTTAACTCAACCCAAGGGGTGTGATGATAAAGCACTGGCTTAGCGAATATAGAAAGAACCGGGCACTCTTTTAGAATTTGGTAGCCCTTTTGACAATGGTGGTAACTCGAGTCAGGAATGAACCCTGAAACCAAACTACGCTGCTCATCAATTTGCGAGACACCGCAGTCGTGAATTAACCCCAATGAGAACGCAAGTTGCGCTTGTTCTTCTTCCCATCCCACACTCAGAGCACATCGATACGCGATGTAACCCACCCTCTGTCCATGATTTTTGCTTTCGAAACCGACGTTATCAAGCGCCTTAGCAATACCAAATAGAGCCTTCCTTAGGTCTACGGTCACGTCCTGGCAATGTTGATTCATTAATTAAGCCTAGATTTTTTATAGTTTTTATATATTTAGGCCGCTAATACTAATGCATACTTAATGATTATATACACAACTATTGTAAGGTTTAATGGGTTTCGTGATAGAACTAACGCATCACGAAAATTCCGTGCTACAAGTGGTTGCATATTAAAAATCATGCGACATTATATCCTGCCGACTAAGATTCACTAAAATCAGCAGCCATAAGAAAAGGAAAGACATGTTTAAAACCGTTATTGATGACGAGCTATCCATCGCATTGGTTGAAGAGAGTTTCGCTGTTCATTACGCAGAGATCTCACAAAGCCAGAATGAGTACCTAAGCCAATGGCTTGTGTGGCCACCGCATTGCAAAACCGAGCAAGACTTTAGGATCTTCATCCAACGTTCGCTGCACGATTACGCAGAAGGCCAAAGCATGACCTGTGCAATTGTGTATAAAGAAAATATCGTCGGTAACTGTAGCTTCAACACCATTGACCACAATAAGCAGAAAGTCACGATAGGCTATTGGCTGTCTGAAACGTATCAAGGAAAGGGGATTGTTACCCGTGTGGTCGCGAAGCTAATTGATATTGCTTTCAATGAGTTAGACATGGAAAAGGTCGAGATATCAGCCGCAACGGGCAACCAGAGCAGTCGTAAGGTATGTGAGCGCTTACATTTCACCTTAGAAGGCATCATCACGCGCAATGAGAACTTAAATGGTCGCATCGTTGACCACGCGATTTACGGGCTTCACCGCTCTTAGCATTACCTCTCAAGCGCTCGCCTCTTGGTAAATGAGCATACTAAAAAGCCACGGTATTCGACCGTGGCTTTGTTACTTTACGAAGCTAAACCTAGAGCATAGAACTTAGAATCTAAAATCTAGAACCTGGAACCTAGTGCTTAGGTAACTCTCAAAGCGCCCAGTTATACGGTCTTAGGAATCACGATACTGAACTTTGCTCCACCATGGTTACTGTCGTCAATTTTAATATCCCAAGAGAGCTTTTTAGCGGCCGATAGAGCAATCGCAAGACCTAATCCCAATCCACCCGTTGCCGATGTTCGACTCGAATCTAAACGAGAAAACGGAAGAAACACTTCATCACGTCGCTCTTCTGGGATCCCAGAGCCATTATCTTCAATCACCACCAGCCAGTTTTCTGAGTTCTCATCCAGCGTCATCCACACTTTGTCTTGTGTGTAGTTGCCTGCGTTCTTAAGAATGTTATCAAACACCAAGCGCGCCATAGAGCAGTCACATTTTATCGTGCTTTCTTGATGAACTTTAGAATCGAAGGTCACGTTATCCAACTGCGAATAGCGAATCCTATCGAGACAGTACTCAAGCAGGCTAGCTCTCACTTTTACCAGTTCAAAGAAGGAGTTATCCATAACGTTCAGTTTTGACAGCATGATAATTTCTGATGTGAGGTCGTTGATATCCTCAATGTAAGTGTCAATATCATCAAAAAGCGCTTGATGGTGTTCTGGTGCTCCCCTTCTTAAAATATCAGTCGCCAACTGAATACGACTCAACGGCGTACGCACTTCATGAGGGATAGCTTGAGCGAAGATGTGACTCTGCTTCACCTTGCTCTCGATCTCTTCAGCCATGAAGTTAAAACTGCTCGCTAAATCAGATACAGGGTGAATCTCGTCCAATTCAGAACGGGTACTGAGCTTGCCTTTACCGAACTGTTTCTGCTTCTCGACTAACAGCTCTATTCTTTCTTGAAAACGCCTCACAGGTAAGTAAACACTTGCTCCAATCGCCACAATGACCGCCAGTAACAACCCTATTAGGAAGTGTCTTTCTGAATCCTCATACCATTCAATCTCGGGAGAGAAGAAATCCCCTACCTCACTGAATGCAAAGCTAAATCGAGAATTTGGTAACTGAAAGACTGCCGAATAGAGATTGTTATCACTCAGATAAATCGGCACCCCATTCAAGGTGGTGTATAACTCACATCGTTGGCAAGGCGCTTCGCCCGACCAATTCTCCAACAGGCGTAAATTGAAGATATAAAATTGTTGGTAGCCTGTTCTATCGAGTTCTTTATAGAGTGAGTTTTCTTGGTTGTGTTGGCGAGTGTACTGCTCAGCAAAGTAGATACCGTCGTTGAGGAAGGTTTCAATCTCGGTTCTTCGCATGTGCCCTTCACCAAGGTTCAAAAACAAAAATATCGTTGCCGACATTCCCGTCACAATTCCCAGGTACAAACGAGCAAACATCGAAACCGAGCGCAGTTTCGCAGTAATGAACTTACGCAACCAGCATGTACCCCTTGTTGCGAACCGTGCGGATCAGCTGTTTATCTTTTGCGTGAATGCGCAGCTTGCGGCGTAAACCAGAAACACGCATGTCAATCGAGCGGTCGTTAAACGCGTAATCGATCCCTCTGAATAGCTGACAACATTGATCTCGCGTCACAACCTGACAGATGTTATTCACAAGGAGGTTTAAAATTTCAAACTCAGCAGAGGTAAGCTTGAGGTTCTGCCCGTACAAGGTGGCACTTTGAGCCGCACTGTTGATGACAATATCGCACTGCTTTTCAGCCGCAGTTTCTTGCGCTTTTGCAGCAGGCGCAGCCCGGCGCAATAACGCTTCAATTCGAGCTAATAAGGCGTGGCCACGAATCGGTTTGGCAACATAATCATCCGCACCAAACTTGAATAAGCTGACCTCACTCATTTCATCAGCAGAAGCTGTGAGCACTAAGATCATGCCATTGTAAAACTCACGAGCCTGACGGCAGATCTGTGCACCACTCATGCCTGGAAGCATCAAGTCCAATAGCACCAAATCAGGTTCAATACTTCGGATCGCTTCAAGTGCCAAATTCCCTTCATGAACAACGCTAACACTGTAGCCTTCAGCTTCGAGGTAAAGCGTAGTTAAACGAGCTATCTCTTGGTCATCTTCAACAATGAGCACTTTGGTTTTTGACATTCCTATCACCAGTATTTATTAAAAGCGAGGGCAGTATATATACTGGTCATATATCATCAATGTTGTTATTAGAGCCTCAACTTTACCGTACGCAAAACATAGTAATCACTTTTGTACATACACGTTTACAAAATACGGAATTCAGCAACCACTGAGCCTTTCTTTACAAAGGCTGTAGCATAAAGGGTGCAGCAAACTGAGGGAAGAGTTGACGTGTTTTGTCCGCTTATCGCTCGCTTACATTTGCTTTATTTTCTTACGCGCACTTACATTTAAGGCATTTACAAATTCCGATCAAATCAACTATCCGCACACTCAGCTCATATCAGTGAATAACACTATAAATCAACAACCAAGCAGGCTAATAAACCAAACCATTGAGTCTTAAATCAAAAGAAATCGATTACTTATTTAATGTGCCAGTATTTTCCATTATTGAGCACACCACAGATCCTGTTAAGCGGTAAGTTCCTAAAGTAACATTCACTCGACCAATGAATTAACTCGTTATTAGACAACCACCACTTGGACACAGGGCCCTCTTTAAGATGAATAAATCGCTTTCACTGCTACTTACAACCACTGCTTTAGTTTCAACACCGCTTATTGCTGACACCAATAAACATGACACTGTGAACAAGATTCAAGAACAAGTCAGTGCTTGGATAGACATTCAGGTAACACCACAAAACAGCATTATTCAGAAGATGGTTTTTAGCTGTGAATTCTACAGTGCCACGCCTTCAATCAAGTCGCCAGACGGCAACGAGAGTAGCAGTGGTTCATACCTCTTTTACTCACACAACGGTGTATTGGGTACCGTGACAGAACCTTACACAACCCAACCATTGCCAGAATTAACCATGTGTCTTAAGGAAAACTTCGTGGTCACTAACCAAGATGAGGCTCAGCTGTTGTTCGAAGCCATCGAAACGGTCTATCCAAATTATTCGATGTTCGATAAGGACTTCCCTAGAGAGATCACAAAGCAACCAAATGGATGGCAGTTGATTGATGGTGAGATATTTGATGACAAAAAAGGCTATGTCATCGAGACCACGCCGCAAGGTAAAGTGACGAAAATTATCCGCTCACTGAACCTGTAAAA contains:
- a CDS encoding GNAT family N-acetyltransferase encodes the protein MFKTVIDDELSIALVEESFAVHYAEISQSQNEYLSQWLVWPPHCKTEQDFRIFIQRSLHDYAEGQSMTCAIVYKENIVGNCSFNTIDHNKQKVTIGYWLSETYQGKGIVTRVVAKLIDIAFNELDMEKVEISAATGNQSSRKVCERLHFTLEGIITRNENLNGRIVDHAIYGLHRS
- a CDS encoding sensor histidine kinase, whose protein sequence is MRKFITAKLRSVSMFARLYLGIVTGMSATIFLFLNLGEGHMRRTEIETFLNDGIYFAEQYTRQHNQENSLYKELDRTGYQQFYIFNLRLLENWSGEAPCQRCELYTTLNGVPIYLSDNNLYSAVFQLPNSRFSFAFSEVGDFFSPEIEWYEDSERHFLIGLLLAVIVAIGASVYLPVRRFQERIELLVEKQKQFGKGKLSTRSELDEIHPVSDLASSFNFMAEEIESKVKQSHIFAQAIPHEVRTPLSRIQLATDILRRGAPEHHQALFDDIDTYIEDINDLTSEIIMLSKLNVMDNSFFELVKVRASLLEYCLDRIRYSQLDNVTFDSKVHQESTIKCDCSMARLVFDNILKNAGNYTQDKVWMTLDENSENWLVVIEDNGSGIPEERRDEVFLPFSRLDSSRTSATGGLGLGLAIALSAAKKLSWDIKIDDSNHGGAKFSIVIPKTV
- a CDS encoding response regulator transcription factor, with the translated sequence MSKTKVLIVEDDQEIARLTTLYLEAEGYSVSVVHEGNLALEAIRSIEPDLVLLDLMLPGMSGAQICRQAREFYNGMILVLTASADEMSEVSLFKFGADDYVAKPIRGHALLARIEALLRRAAPAAKAQETAAEKQCDIVINSAAQSATLYGQNLKLTSAEFEILNLLVNNICQVVTRDQCCQLFRGIDYAFNDRSIDMRVSGLRRKLRIHAKDKQLIRTVRNKGYMLVA
- a CDS encoding YajG family lipoprotein, with amino-acid sequence MKKLVSLLLAAVSLGLSGCATVLTAEQSAPQLNEVPQEKALTIAVIDKRPYVLDHDKEPKFEGIIRSSLGIPYTYNTATQQPMSQFLTDRLVAGLKKQQVAVESVETTPEEDITKVAEQMKAFDNKSMMFVLNEWKYDFHAFTDNSWYNVNVIIYDEAGKKLLSKNFQGENDVPDGGAIINEMQLIYKQRFEEIFRDAEVKSALLN
- a CDS encoding NupC/NupG family nucleoside CNT transporter, with protein sequence MNILFGFVGVIALIACAYLLSESRSSINWKTVSRALLLQIGFAALVLYFPWGQLALTSLSNGVSSLLGFADAGIAFLFGDLATEGFIFAVRVLPIIIFFSALISALYYLGIMQKVIQILGGAVQKLLGTSKAESLVATGNIFLSQGESPLLIRPFLKSMTRSELFAVMAGGMASVAGSVLGGYAGLGVELKYLIAASFMAAPGSLLMAKIIVPERSTPSDYDHIELDKADQSNVIDALASGAMNGMKVAVAVGTMLIAFVSVIAMVNTGLESLGETFGFAGITLQAIFGYLFSPLAWLIGIPSDEVLMAGSYIGQKIVMNEFVAFIDFVENKALLSEHSQVIVTFALCGFANIGSIAIQLGSIGVMAPERRAEVANLGLKAVAAGTLANLMSACLAGIFILL
- a CDS encoding TolC family protein; translation: MKLNLPLKHSVIALALVGLMGCTSTSQADYVSLAEQSTNQTQQSLLSELIQQASDEQASNQTASNAQDLEAEKLQLTDLVNAPDLDLYIERALQNSPSLQQSITALKIAYAQQGVTSGDRLPTVDASFSGQADEGTNGSSTTETYTTDVTVAWELDLWQKLADTNNAALKDIATSQANLQGAQDLLVASVMRGWLDISLKQQLVDIETQRLVILENNEELVLERYRAGLGSLEDLDNAKTSSASTQATLADYREQLAQSRRELVLLTGQWSGESDELPLAELGSFPTIINPLENMPTQDLAGRPDLQAAFFNIEAEALRADAAYKAMLPSISLSASLTDMADSPSEALLTGPLWSALGQVSAPLFQGGKLKAQAEIADLTTETSYWAYQETLLSAVNEVENAMGQESSLTLQQQHLANALVSAQRSFTSYEEKYRQGLVDIFDLLSVQQQTYDLEAQLTQTIYNRLVNRIDLGLALGLGVSS
- a CDS encoding HD-GYP domain-containing protein, coding for MNQHCQDVTVDLRKALFGIAKALDNVGFESKNHGQRVGYIAYRCALSVGWEEEQAQLAFSLGLIHDCGVSQIDEQRSLVSGFIPDSSYHHCQKGYQILKECPVLSIFAKPVLYHHTPWVELKAIHISELEKELAAIVMLADRVDYLYGITSSDRYGNLTPDGKASIIERLTEQADEMFESNLVQHMCELVDLDDFWFSMEIPYIENMRDNFEPVPFFSQQMSLDETVAFAEFIANVVDTKSSFTFKHSLKVGQLSEYLAKQMGYSYTTQRKLYLAGLVHDIGKLQTPNDILHKPDLLTEEEYCCIKRHATDTRFALQELFSSPQVCQWASNHHERLDGSGYPMGKTAEELDQPSRIVAVVDVFQALTQSRPYRAGMTLEQTMAILTDHVDNFKLDREVFECLKKHAQYCFELSTDKRMYAF